A portion of the Bifidobacterium sp. ESL0800 genome contains these proteins:
- the rbfA gene encoding 30S ribosome-binding factor RbfA, protein MATTNPRAARIAALIQRVIASSMERTLHDKRLNGVTITDVRVTGDLQIARVYWTQLGQEGKAQGERKRAEQALKQATGRLRSLVGAKAGLRLTPQLQFIYDEVPSEAHEIEDILVTAHRRDEELDKARETAQYAGEANPYVEPRKKKTAADFEDDGVEEE, encoded by the coding sequence ATGGCAACAACCAATCCACGGGCCGCGCGTATCGCGGCGTTGATTCAGCGTGTCATCGCCTCGTCGATGGAACGCACATTGCATGACAAGCGCCTCAATGGCGTCACCATCACCGACGTACGCGTCACCGGCGACCTTCAGATCGCGCGCGTCTACTGGACCCAGCTCGGCCAGGAGGGCAAGGCGCAAGGGGAGCGCAAGCGTGCCGAGCAGGCGCTGAAGCAGGCCACCGGCAGGCTCCGTTCGCTGGTGGGCGCCAAGGCCGGGTTGCGGCTGACTCCGCAGCTGCAGTTCATCTATGACGAGGTGCCGAGCGAGGCGCACGAGATCGAGGACATTCTGGTCACCGCCCATAGGCGAGACGAGGAGCTCGACAAGGCCCGCGAGACCGCGCAATATGCTGGCGAGGCGAATCCGTACGTCGAGCCGCGCAAGAAGAAGACCGCCGCCGACTTTGAGGATGATGGTGTCGAAGAAGAATAA
- the nusA gene encoding transcription termination factor NusA, whose amino-acid sequence MELDLTGIHQLAAGQGIDSETLDNALSEALLLAYSKTPHAAKHARVELDDRAGTFTIWARDEKPVEPTEEDPHPRPELGEEYDDTPHDFGRLAASTARQVIRQLFRDAEDERVLGAFAGQKGKLITGVIQQDTKDPANVHVAVGDVEAILPKREQVPGEHYRHGDRLRVYVVTVGRGLKGPEIVVSRSHPELVRKLFEREVPELVSGAVSIMAIAREAGARTKIAVRANTEGVNPKGALIGPGGARVRAVMENLGPEKIDIVDWSKDPAKFVGSALSPAVATGVDIVSEKNKTAIAYIHDDQLSLAIGKEGQNARLAAKLTGWKIGIESSEAHTAALAQAAAKAAEEGKTAGNEQ is encoded by the coding sequence ATGGAACTGGACCTGACAGGTATTCATCAGCTCGCGGCAGGGCAGGGAATCGATTCTGAAACACTTGACAACGCACTTTCTGAAGCGTTGCTATTGGCTTACAGCAAAACACCACATGCGGCGAAACACGCCCGCGTCGAACTTGACGATCGTGCCGGCACCTTCACCATCTGGGCGAGGGACGAAAAGCCTGTGGAACCCACCGAGGAGGACCCGCACCCGCGTCCGGAACTCGGCGAAGAATACGATGACACCCCGCATGATTTCGGACGTTTGGCGGCTTCGACCGCTCGCCAGGTGATTCGTCAGCTTTTCCGCGATGCGGAGGACGAGCGTGTGCTCGGCGCCTTCGCCGGCCAGAAGGGCAAGCTCATCACCGGCGTCATCCAGCAGGATACGAAGGATCCGGCCAATGTGCATGTCGCCGTGGGTGATGTCGAGGCGATTCTTCCCAAGCGTGAGCAGGTGCCGGGCGAGCATTATCGCCACGGCGACCGTCTGCGCGTCTATGTCGTCACCGTCGGCCGTGGCCTGAAGGGTCCCGAAATCGTCGTGTCGCGTTCGCACCCTGAGCTGGTGCGCAAGCTTTTCGAGCGTGAGGTGCCCGAGCTGGTCAGCGGCGCGGTCTCGATCATGGCCATCGCCCGTGAGGCCGGCGCCCGTACGAAGATCGCCGTTCGTGCCAACACCGAAGGCGTCAATCCCAAGGGTGCCCTGATCGGGCCCGGCGGCGCTCGCGTGCGTGCGGTGATGGAAAATCTCGGACCTGAAAAGATCGATATCGTCGACTGGTCGAAGGATCCGGCCAAGTTCGTCGGTTCGGCGCTCTCGCCGGCCGTCGCCACCGGTGTCGACATCGTCAGCGAGAAGAACAAGACGGCCATCGCCTACATCCACGACGACCAGCTTTCGCTCGCCATCGGCAAGGAAGGCCAGAACGCCCGTCTCGCCGCCAAACTCACCGGTTGGAAGATCGGTATCGAGTCCAGCGAGGCCCATACTGCAGCTCTGGCTCAGGCTGCGGCAAAGGCGGCCGAAGAGGGCAAAACGGCAGGAAACGAACAATAG
- a CDS encoding ribbon-helix-helix protein, CopG family — translation METVSAPVAESRVKAMNRVAKGQGISRSEFIRRAIDRELMALS, via the coding sequence ATGGAGACGGTTTCCGCACCGGTGGCGGAGTCCCGTGTGAAGGCGATGAATCGTGTGGCCAAGGGGCAGGGCATCTCCCGTAGCGAGTTCATCCGTCGTGCCATCGATCGTGAGCTTATGGCTCTGTCATGA
- a CDS encoding Fic family protein translates to MPDDGGFVDPYLISGTDVLVNLVGAKTQKDLLRAESMLVTYSSAGLRRERLRADGTIGQLCFIHRSLFSEVYPWAGEFRRVDISKGGSTFLPVAFLETGAQYVESVLREDGMFRGMDRRTFVERLSVSYDNLNNLHPFREGNGRAQRFFWELVAHDAGWHFDWGLVTKEFNDQASIAAMRDDDLSLLERMFDTIVKPLDEPLVAGPDPKALGRGEYVPSNTSGIRLDPSQYAALYRRYIGSGKKTH, encoded by the coding sequence ATGCCTGATGACGGTGGGTTTGTCGATCCGTATCTTATAAGTGGCACGGATGTACTCGTCAATCTGGTCGGAGCGAAAACACAGAAGGATCTGCTGCGTGCGGAGAGCATGCTCGTCACTTATTCCAGTGCCGGGTTGCGGCGAGAGCGGCTGCGGGCTGATGGGACCATCGGCCAGTTGTGTTTTATTCATCGTTCATTGTTTTCCGAGGTGTATCCATGGGCGGGCGAGTTTCGTAGAGTGGATATCTCCAAGGGCGGTTCGACATTCCTGCCGGTCGCGTTCCTTGAGACCGGAGCGCAATATGTAGAGTCCGTGTTGCGTGAGGATGGCATGTTCAGGGGCATGGACCGTAGGACGTTCGTCGAACGGCTGAGCGTCAGCTACGACAACCTCAACAACCTGCATCCCTTCCGGGAGGGTAATGGTCGTGCGCAGCGGTTCTTCTGGGAGCTGGTCGCCCATGATGCCGGTTGGCATTTCGATTGGGGATTGGTGACCAAGGAATTCAATGACCAGGCGTCGATCGCGGCCATGCGTGACGATGACCTGTCGTTGCTTGAACGGATGTTCGACACCATCGTCAAACCGTTGGATGAGCCGCTCGTCGCTGGCCCTGATCCCAAGGCGCTGGGCAGAGGGGAGTATGTTCCCTCGAACACCAGCGGCATCAGACTCGATCCTTCCCAATACGCGGCATTGTATAGGCGATATATCGGCTCAGGCAAGAAAACTCATTAG